A window from Pseudomonas campi encodes these proteins:
- the hemN gene encoding oxygen-independent coproporphyrinogen III oxidase, whose protein sequence is MLDAIRWDADLIRRYDLPGPRYTSYPTAMQFHNEVGSFDLLHALRDSRKALRPLSLYLHVPFCANICYYCACNKVITKDRGRALPYLERLEKEISLLACHLDPRQPVEQLHFGGGTPTFLSHDELRRLMGHLRQHFNLLDDDSGDYGIEIDPREADWSTMGLLRELGFNRVSLGVQDLDPAVQRAVNRLQSLEETRAIVEAARTLQFRSVNIDLIYGLPKQNPQSFARTVAEVIALQPDRLSVFNYAHLPERFMPQRRINSEELPSPADKLAMLQGSIEQLTAAGYRYIGMDHFALPDDELATAQEDGTLQRNFQGYTTHGHCDLIGLGVSAISQIGDLYCQNSSDLGNYQQSLDNHQLATLRGLQCNEDDRIRRAVIQQLICEFQLDFATIEAQFSLDFRDYFAPLWPQLQQQARDGLIDLTDKGIDVRPAGRLLVRSVCMLFDRYLEQQNLQRFSRVI, encoded by the coding sequence ATGCTCGACGCCATTCGCTGGGACGCTGACCTGATCCGGCGCTATGACCTGCCCGGCCCGCGTTACACCTCCTATCCCACCGCCATGCAATTCCACAACGAGGTCGGCTCGTTCGACCTGCTGCATGCGCTGCGCGACAGCCGCAAGGCCCTGCGCCCGTTGTCGCTTTACCTGCATGTGCCGTTCTGCGCGAACATCTGCTACTACTGCGCCTGCAACAAGGTGATCACCAAGGACCGCGGCCGCGCCCTGCCTTACCTGGAGCGCCTGGAGAAGGAGATCAGCCTCCTCGCCTGCCACCTGGACCCACGTCAGCCCGTCGAGCAGCTGCATTTTGGTGGCGGCACTCCGACCTTTCTCAGCCATGACGAGCTGCGCCGACTGATGGGCCATCTGCGCCAGCACTTCAACCTGCTGGATGACGACAGCGGCGACTACGGCATCGAGATCGATCCGCGCGAGGCCGACTGGTCGACCATGGGCCTGCTCCGCGAGCTGGGTTTCAACCGGGTCAGCCTCGGCGTGCAGGACCTCGATCCGGCCGTGCAGCGGGCAGTCAACCGCCTGCAGAGCCTGGAGGAAACCCGCGCCATCGTCGAAGCGGCGCGCACCCTGCAGTTCCGCTCGGTGAACATCGACCTGATCTACGGCCTGCCCAAGCAGAACCCGCAAAGCTTTGCCCGCACCGTGGCGGAAGTCATCGCCCTGCAACCGGATCGCCTGTCGGTGTTCAACTACGCCCACCTGCCGGAGCGCTTCATGCCGCAGCGGCGGATCAACAGCGAGGAGCTGCCCAGCCCGGCGGACAAACTGGCCATGCTGCAAGGCAGCATCGAGCAGCTGACCGCCGCCGGTTATCGCTACATCGGCATGGACCACTTCGCCCTGCCCGATGACGAGCTGGCCACCGCCCAGGAAGACGGCACCCTGCAACGCAACTTCCAGGGCTACACCACCCACGGCCACTGCGACCTGATCGGGCTGGGCGTGTCGGCCATCAGCCAGATCGGCGACCTGTACTGCCAGAACAGCAGCGACCTGGGCAACTACCAGCAGAGTCTCGACAACCACCAGCTCGCCACCCTGCGCGGCCTGCAGTGCAACGAAGACGACCGCATCCGCCGCGCCGTGATCCAGCAACTGATCTGCGAATTCCAGCTGGACTTCGCCACCATCGAAGCGCAGTTCAGCCTCGATTTCCGCGACTACTTCGCCCCGCTCTGGCCGCAGCTGCAGCAACAGGCACGCGACGGCCTGATCGACCTCACGGACAAGGGTATCGACGTGCGCCCGGCAGGCCGCCTGCTGGTACGTTCGGTGTGCATGCTGTTCGACCGCTACCTGGAGCAGCAGAACCTGCAACGCTTCTCGCGGGTTATCTGA
- a CDS encoding Fic family protein, producing the protein MYQPPFTLNGSILSLVTEIAQSVGRLSAQPEHANALRLRRINRIRTVQGSLAIEGNTLSEEQITAILDGKRIIAPPKDVQEARNALAVYEQLEAWQPASEQHLLDAHALLMKGLIDDAGHYRQGGVGVMKGDQVVHMAPPANRVSKLMRDLLHWLEITDQPPLIASCVFHYEFEFIHPFADGNGRMGRLWQTLILSRWQPLFAHVPVESLVHAHQAEYYAAINDSTQQADSAPFIVFMLSMLRDAILSVIPQVTPQVAPQVAALLKHVVGEVSREKLQAALGLADRKSFRERYLRPALDAGLIAMTRPDKPNSRLQCYYLTELGKQASCVSAVTA; encoded by the coding sequence ATGTATCAGCCTCCCTTTACGTTGAACGGCAGCATTCTGTCGTTGGTGACGGAGATTGCGCAAAGCGTCGGCCGTTTAAGCGCGCAGCCGGAGCATGCCAATGCTTTGCGCTTGCGGCGGATCAACCGGATCCGCACCGTGCAGGGCTCGCTGGCGATTGAGGGAAATACGCTGAGCGAGGAGCAGATCACCGCGATCCTCGACGGTAAGCGCATCATCGCCCCGCCCAAAGATGTGCAGGAAGCGCGTAACGCGCTGGCCGTTTACGAGCAGCTGGAGGCTTGGCAGCCCGCGAGTGAACAGCATCTGCTTGATGCTCATGCGCTGCTGATGAAAGGCCTGATCGACGATGCCGGGCATTATCGCCAGGGCGGTGTTGGCGTGATGAAGGGTGATCAGGTGGTGCACATGGCCCCGCCGGCCAATCGCGTCAGCAAGCTAATGCGCGACCTTCTGCATTGGCTGGAAATTACCGATCAGCCGCCGCTAATTGCCAGCTGCGTCTTTCACTACGAGTTCGAATTTATCCACCCCTTTGCCGATGGCAATGGGCGCATGGGGCGGCTGTGGCAAACCTTGATTCTGAGCCGTTGGCAGCCACTGTTCGCGCATGTGCCGGTGGAAAGCCTGGTGCACGCACACCAAGCCGAGTACTACGCAGCGATCAATGACAGCACCCAGCAAGCCGATAGCGCGCCGTTTATTGTGTTTATGTTGAGCATGCTGCGTGATGCGATTTTGAGCGTGATCCCCCAAGTAACGCCCCAAGTCGCCCCCCAAGTCGCGGCGTTGCTCAAGCATGTGGTCGGTGAGGTCAGTCGTGAGAAGCTGCAAGCTGCTCTGGGCTTGGCAGACCGCAAATCTTTCCGCGAGCGCTATCTGCGTCCGGCGCTGGATGCTGGACTGATTGCCATGACTCGGCCGGACAAGCCCAATAGTCGCCTGCAGTGCTATTACCTGACGGAGCTGGGTAAGCAAGCTAGCTGTGTGTCAGCTGTGACCGCATGA
- the fnr gene encoding fumarate/nitrate reduction transcriptional regulator Fnr, with protein MSESIKVHTPHQAHCKDCSLAALCLPLSLNLEDMDSLDEIVKRGRPLKKGDFLFRQGDTFSSVFAVRAGALKTFSLSDGGEEQITGFHLPSELVGLSGMDTELYPVSAQALETTSVCEIPFERLDELSVKLPQLRRQLMRVMSREIRDDQQMMLLLSKKTADERIATFLVNLSARFRARGFSANQFRLAMSRNEVGNYLGLAVETVSRVFTRFQQNGLLAAEGKEVHILDPIELCALAGGNMDR; from the coding sequence ATGTCCGAATCCATCAAGGTTCACACGCCCCATCAGGCCCATTGCAAGGATTGCAGCCTGGCAGCGCTGTGCCTGCCGCTGTCGCTCAATCTCGAGGACATGGATTCCCTGGACGAAATTGTCAAACGCGGACGTCCGCTGAAAAAGGGCGATTTCCTCTTTCGCCAGGGCGACACCTTTTCCTCCGTGTTCGCCGTGCGTGCCGGCGCGCTGAAGACCTTCAGCCTGTCTGACGGCGGTGAAGAGCAGATCACCGGCTTCCATTTGCCCAGTGAGCTGGTCGGCCTCTCCGGCATGGATACCGAGCTCTACCCGGTTTCCGCCCAGGCCCTGGAAACCACTTCGGTCTGCGAGATTCCCTTCGAGCGCCTGGACGAGCTGTCCGTAAAACTGCCCCAGCTGCGGCGCCAGCTGATGCGGGTGATGAGCCGGGAAATCCGTGACGACCAGCAGATGATGCTGCTGCTGTCGAAGAAGACCGCCGACGAACGCATCGCCACCTTCCTGGTCAACCTGTCCGCGCGCTTCCGCGCCCGTGGTTTTTCCGCCAACCAGTTCCGCCTGGCCATGTCGCGCAACGAGGTCGGCAACTACCTGGGGCTGGCGGTGGAGACCGTGTCACGCGTGTTCACCCGCTTCCAGCAGAACGGCCTGCTCGCCGCAGAAGGCAAGGAAGTGCACATTCTCGACCCGATCGAGCTGTGTGCACTGGCCGGCGGCAACATGGATCGCTGA
- a CDS encoding acyl-CoA dehydrogenase family protein, producing the protein MSAFQEYFDDSHQLVRDSVRRFVEREILPHVADWEEAEEFPRELYRKAGAAGILGIGYPEQFGGSHEGDLFAKVAASEELMRCGSGGLVAGLGSLDIGLPPVLKWARPEVRERVVPEVLAGEKIMALAVTEPSGGSDVASLKTRAVKEGDFYRVTGSKTFITSGVRADYYTVAVRTGGEGFGGVSLLLIEKGTPGFTIGRSLKKMGWWASDTAELFFDDCKVPLGNLIGAENMGFAGIMANFQSERLSLAIMANMTSQLALEEALKWSAERHAFGKPIGKFQVLKHRLAEMATQLEVSREFTYRQAAKMAAGKSVIKEISMAKNFATDVSDRITYDATQLLGGMGFMRESLVERLYRDNRILSIGGGTREVMNEIISKQMGL; encoded by the coding sequence ATGAGCGCCTTCCAGGAATACTTCGACGACTCCCATCAACTGGTGCGTGATTCGGTGCGCCGCTTTGTCGAGCGCGAGATCCTGCCGCATGTGGCTGACTGGGAGGAGGCCGAGGAATTTCCCCGTGAGCTGTACCGCAAGGCCGGTGCCGCCGGCATCCTCGGCATCGGTTATCCGGAACAGTTCGGCGGCAGTCACGAGGGCGACCTGTTCGCCAAGGTAGCGGCCAGCGAGGAGCTGATGCGTTGCGGCTCTGGCGGCCTGGTGGCCGGTCTTGGCTCACTGGATATCGGCCTGCCGCCGGTACTCAAGTGGGCGCGGCCGGAGGTGCGTGAGCGGGTAGTGCCAGAGGTGCTGGCCGGCGAGAAGATCATGGCCCTGGCGGTGACCGAACCTTCGGGCGGCTCCGACGTGGCCAGCCTGAAGACCCGCGCGGTGAAAGAGGGTGACTTCTATCGCGTCACCGGCAGCAAGACCTTCATCACCAGCGGCGTGCGCGCCGACTACTACACCGTGGCGGTGCGTACCGGTGGCGAAGGGTTCGGCGGCGTCAGCCTGCTGCTGATCGAGAAGGGCACGCCAGGTTTCACTATTGGCCGCTCGCTGAAGAAGATGGGCTGGTGGGCTTCTGATACTGCCGAGCTGTTCTTCGACGACTGTAAGGTGCCGCTGGGCAACTTGATCGGCGCCGAGAATATGGGCTTTGCCGGGATCATGGCCAACTTCCAGAGTGAGCGCCTGTCGCTGGCGATCATGGCCAACATGACCTCGCAGCTGGCCCTGGAGGAAGCGCTGAAGTGGTCCGCCGAGCGCCACGCCTTTGGTAAGCCGATCGGCAAGTTCCAAGTGCTCAAGCATCGTCTGGCCGAGATGGCCACCCAGCTGGAAGTCTCCCGCGAGTTCACTTATCGCCAGGCGGCAAAGATGGCCGCCGGCAAGAGCGTGATCAAGGAAATCTCCATGGCCAAGAACTTCGCCACCGACGTTTCCGACCGCATCACCTACGACGCCACCCAGTTGCTCGGCGGCATGGGCTTCATGCGCGAGTCGCTGGTCGAGCGCCTGTACCGCGACAACCGTATCCTCTCCATCGGCGGCGGCACGCGCGAAGTGATGAACGAGATCATCAGCAAGCAGATGGGGCTGTAA
- a CDS encoding sulfite exporter TauE/SafE family protein: MLELAPLLVSALILGLLGGGHCLGMCGGLMGALTLAIPAEQRARRFRLLLAYNLGRILSYTTAGVLIGLAGWAVASSPAAMVLRVIAALLLIAMGLYLAGWWSGLTRIEGLGRHLWRHLQPIATRLMPVSSLSRALLLGAIWGWLPCGLVYSTLLWAASQGSALDSGLLMLAFGLGTWPVLLATGLAAERLTALLRKRGVRMAGGLLVILFGLWTLPGPHQHWLMGH, from the coding sequence GTGCTTGAACTTGCCCCACTGCTGGTTTCCGCACTGATCCTCGGCCTGCTCGGCGGCGGGCACTGCCTGGGCATGTGTGGCGGCCTGATGGGCGCGCTGACCCTGGCCATCCCAGCCGAACAACGGGCCCGGCGTTTTCGCCTGCTGCTGGCCTACAACCTCGGGCGCATCCTCAGCTACACCACGGCCGGGGTGTTGATCGGCCTGGCCGGCTGGGCCGTGGCCAGCAGCCCGGCGGCCATGGTTCTGAGGGTGATCGCCGCGCTGCTGCTGATCGCCATGGGCCTGTACCTGGCCGGCTGGTGGAGCGGCCTGACCCGCATCGAAGGCCTCGGCCGCCACCTCTGGCGCCACCTGCAACCCATAGCCACGCGCCTGATGCCGGTCAGCAGCCTGTCCCGCGCACTGCTGCTCGGCGCCATCTGGGGCTGGCTGCCCTGCGGCCTGGTCTATAGCACCCTGCTGTGGGCGGCCAGCCAGGGTTCGGCGCTGGATAGCGGCCTGCTGATGCTGGCCTTCGGCCTCGGCACCTGGCCGGTGCTGCTGGCCACCGGCCTGGCGGCAGAACGCCTGACCGCCCTGCTGCGCAAGCGCGGCGTGCGCATGGCCGGTGGCCTGCTGGTGATCCTGTTCGGCCTGTGGACCTTGCCCGGCCCGCATCAGCACTGGCTGATGGGCCATTAG
- a CDS encoding FKBP-type peptidyl-prolyl cis-trans isomerase: MSNELQVEDIQLGDGKVVVKGALITTQYRGWLEDGSSFDSSYERGKPFQCVIGTRRVIQGWDQGLMGMRVGGKRKLWVPAHLGYGERQVGSIPPNANLIFEIELLEVLTRDD; encoded by the coding sequence ATGAGCAACGAATTGCAGGTTGAAGATATCCAGCTGGGCGACGGCAAGGTCGTGGTCAAGGGCGCCTTGATCACCACCCAGTACCGCGGCTGGCTGGAGGACGGCAGCTCCTTCGACTCGTCCTATGAGCGTGGCAAGCCGTTCCAGTGCGTGATCGGTACGCGCCGGGTCATTCAAGGCTGGGACCAGGGGCTGATGGGCATGCGCGTGGGCGGCAAGCGCAAGCTGTGGGTGCCGGCGCATCTGGGCTATGGCGAACGCCAGGTCGGTTCGATTCCGCCGAACGCCAACCTGATCTTCGAGATCGAATTGCTGGAAGTGCTGACCCGCGACGACTGA
- a CDS encoding adenine phosphoribosyltransferase, giving the protein MMFDEFSIKSLIRPVPDFPKPGVVFRDITPLFQSPRALRLVADSFIQRYVESDFSHIAAMDARGFLIGSIIAYELNKPLILFRKQGKLPADVLAESYQTEYGEALLEVHADSLCEGDSVLIFDDLIATGGTLLAAARLVRRMGATVHEAAAIIDLPELGGSQKLHDSGIPTFCLTAFALNER; this is encoded by the coding sequence ATGATGTTCGACGAATTCAGCATCAAGTCCCTGATTCGCCCCGTGCCCGACTTCCCCAAGCCAGGCGTGGTGTTTCGCGATATCACCCCGCTGTTCCAGTCGCCCCGCGCCCTGCGCCTGGTGGCCGACAGCTTTATCCAGCGTTATGTGGAGAGCGATTTCAGCCATATCGCCGCCATGGATGCCCGGGGTTTCCTGATCGGCTCGATCATCGCCTACGAACTGAACAAGCCGCTGATCCTGTTCCGCAAACAGGGCAAGCTACCCGCCGATGTGCTCGCCGAAAGCTACCAGACCGAATATGGCGAGGCGCTGCTGGAAGTGCATGCCGACAGCCTGTGCGAAGGCGACTCGGTGCTGATTTTCGATGACCTGATCGCCACCGGCGGCACCCTGCTCGCCGCCGCCCGCCTGGTTCGGCGCATGGGCGCCACGGTGCACGAAGCCGCCGCGATCATCGACCTGCCCGAACTGGGCGGCTCGCAAAAACTCCACGACAGTGGCATCCCCACCTTCTGCCTGACGGCCTTCGCGCTCAACGAGCGCTGA
- a CDS encoding rhodanese-like domain-containing protein, whose amino-acid sequence MSLISQHPAASSAIALMHFSQRLSFETDCSDVHASQQDGDVDYVLVDVRGEAAYASGHVPGAINIPHRLMEREYMARYPRDTLFVVYCAGPHCNGVHRAAVRLASLGYAVKEMLGGVTGWLDEGLSLVGASGEQSASSQPGISCAC is encoded by the coding sequence ATGAGCCTGATCAGCCAACACCCCGCAGCCTCTTCCGCCATCGCCCTGATGCACTTCAGCCAGCGCCTGAGCTTCGAGACCGACTGCTCGGACGTACATGCCAGCCAGCAGGACGGCGATGTCGACTATGTACTGGTCGACGTGCGCGGCGAGGCGGCCTACGCCAGCGGCCATGTGCCAGGCGCCATCAACATCCCGCACCGGCTGATGGAGCGCGAGTACATGGCACGCTACCCGCGCGACACCCTGTTCGTCGTTTACTGCGCCGGCCCCCACTGCAATGGCGTGCACCGCGCCGCCGTGCGCCTGGCCAGCCTGGGTTATGCGGTGAAGGAAATGCTCGGTGGCGTCACCGGCTGGCTCGACGAAGGCCTGAGCCTGGTAGGCGCCAGCGGCGAGCAATCGGCTAGCAGCCAGCCGGGCATCAGCTGCGCATGCTGA
- a CDS encoding peptidase U32 family protein: MSLPKHQLELLSPARDAAIAKEAILHGADAVYIGGPSFGARHNASNSVADIAGLVEFAHLFHAKVFVTINTILHDDEVEPARQLIHQLYDAGVDALIVQDMGVMEMDIPPIELHASTQCDIRTLDKAKFLSQAGFSQIVLARELNLEQIREISDSVDAAVEFFIHGALCVAFSGQCNISHAQTGRSANRGDCSQACRLPYTLKDDQGRVVAYDKHLLSMKDNNQTANLIHLVDAGVRSFKIEGRYKDMSYVKNITAHYRQELDAILTQRPELARSSSGRTEHFFTPDTEKTFHRGSTDYFVTDRKIDIGAFESPKFVGLPVGEVLKVGKHDLTVQTSEQLNNGDGLNVLIKREVVGFRANTAELLDQVEEDGISLWQYRVVPNEMPAELKQLRPHHVLNRNLDHNWQQALLKTSSERRVAVSWQAELREAELRLTVTSEDGSSATTSLPGPFGPAKDAEQARAQLADTLSKLGTTIYYVTDVQIDAPQALFIPNSQLKSLRREAIEALNAARVAGHPRGSRKAVSVPPPVYPESHLTFLANVYNDQARAFYQRFGVQLIDAAYEAHEETGEVPVMITKHCLRFSFNLCPKQAKGVTGVRTKVADMQLIHQDEVLTLKFDCKPCEMHIIGKMKGHILHQPQPGSAASSGGMVGYISPDDLLKTIKRKPAGRP, translated from the coding sequence ATGTCCCTGCCCAAGCACCAGCTCGAACTGTTAAGCCCGGCGCGCGATGCCGCCATCGCCAAGGAAGCCATCCTGCATGGCGCCGACGCCGTGTATATCGGCGGGCCGAGCTTCGGTGCGCGGCACAACGCCAGCAACAGCGTGGCGGACATTGCCGGCCTGGTGGAGTTCGCCCACCTGTTCCACGCCAAGGTCTTTGTCACCATCAACACCATTCTGCACGACGACGAAGTCGAGCCGGCGCGCCAGCTGATCCACCAGCTCTACGACGCCGGTGTCGATGCGCTGATCGTGCAGGACATGGGCGTGATGGAAATGGACATCCCGCCGATCGAGCTGCATGCCAGCACCCAGTGCGATATCCGCACCCTGGACAAGGCCAAATTCCTCTCCCAGGCCGGCTTCTCGCAGATCGTCCTGGCGCGCGAGCTGAACCTGGAGCAGATCCGCGAGATCAGCGACAGCGTCGATGCCGCCGTCGAGTTCTTTATCCATGGCGCGCTGTGCGTGGCCTTCTCCGGCCAGTGCAACATTTCCCACGCGCAGACCGGGCGCAGCGCCAACCGCGGCGACTGCTCGCAGGCCTGCCGCCTGCCCTACACCCTGAAAGATGACCAAGGCCGCGTGGTGGCCTACGACAAGCACCTGCTGTCGATGAAGGACAACAACCAGACCGCCAACCTGATCCACCTGGTCGATGCCGGCGTGCGCTCGTTCAAGATCGAGGGCCGCTACAAGGACATGAGCTACGTGAAGAACATCACCGCTCACTACCGCCAGGAGCTCGACGCCATCCTCACCCAGCGTCCCGAGCTGGCGCGCAGCTCCAGCGGCCGCACCGAACACTTCTTCACCCCGGACACGGAAAAGACCTTCCACCGCGGCAGCACCGACTACTTCGTCACCGACCGCAAGATCGACATTGGCGCCTTCGAGTCACCCAAGTTCGTCGGCTTGCCGGTGGGTGAAGTGCTCAAGGTCGGCAAGCATGACCTCACCGTGCAAACCAGCGAACAGCTGAACAACGGCGACGGCCTCAACGTGCTGATCAAGCGTGAAGTGGTGGGCTTTCGCGCCAATACCGCCGAGCTACTGGACCAGGTCGAGGAAGACGGCATCAGCCTGTGGCAGTACCGCGTGGTACCCAACGAGATGCCGGCCGAGCTCAAGCAGTTGCGCCCGCACCACGTGCTCAACCGCAACCTCGACCACAACTGGCAGCAGGCGCTGCTCAAGACCTCGTCCGAGCGCCGCGTGGCGGTCAGCTGGCAAGCCGAGCTACGCGAAGCCGAGCTGCGCCTGACGGTGACCAGCGAGGACGGCAGCAGCGCCACCACCAGCCTGCCCGGCCCATTCGGCCCGGCCAAGGATGCCGAACAGGCCCGCGCGCAGCTGGCCGACACCCTGAGCAAGCTGGGCACTACCATCTATTACGTTACTGATGTGCAGATCGACGCGCCGCAGGCGCTGTTCATCCCTAACTCGCAACTCAAGTCCCTGCGCCGCGAAGCCATCGAGGCGCTGAATGCCGCACGTGTGGCTGGCCATCCGCGTGGCAGCCGCAAGGCGGTCAGCGTGCCGCCGCCGGTGTACCCGGAGTCGCACCTGACCTTCCTCGCCAACGTCTACAACGACCAGGCCCGCGCCTTCTACCAGCGTTTCGGCGTGCAGCTGATCGACGCGGCCTACGAGGCCCACGAGGAAACCGGCGAAGTACCGGTGATGATCACCAAGCACTGCCTGCGCTTCTCCTTCAACCTGTGCCCCAAGCAGGCCAAGGGTGTCACCGGCGTGCGCACCAAGGTGGCGGACATGCAGCTGATCCACCAGGACGAAGTGCTGACCCTGAAGTTCGACTGCAAGCCGTGCGAGATGCACATCATCGGCAAGATGAAGGGCCACATCCTGCACCAGCCGCAACCAGGCAGCGCAGCTAGCTCGGGTGGCATGGTCGGCTACATCAGCCCGGACGATTTGCTCAAGACCATCAAGCGCAAGCCGGCTGGCCGGCCGTAA
- the ccoS gene encoding cbb3-type cytochrome oxidase assembly protein CcoS — protein sequence MSAIYILIPIAVALVGFAIWLFVWAVDNGQYDDLDGPAHSILFDDEDPQHKAGIAEADQPEQQDQPRA from the coding sequence ATGTCCGCCATCTACATCCTGATCCCGATTGCCGTAGCCCTGGTCGGCTTCGCCATCTGGTTGTTCGTCTGGGCGGTGGACAATGGCCAGTACGACGACCTCGACGGCCCGGCCCACAGCATCCTGTTCGACGACGAAGACCCGCAGCACAAGGCCGGTATCGCCGAAGCCGACCAGCCCGAGCAACAGGACCAGCCCCGTGCTTGA
- the ftrA gene encoding transcriptional regulator FtrA, with protein sequence MRNDPGLVAILAYDGLCTFEFGIAVEVFGLARPEFDFPWYRHCIVGLDHGPMRAMGGIQVLADAGLEALAEARTIIIPGWRDRAELPPAELLEALRAAHERGARLLSICSGVFVLAASGLLDGQRATTHWRYTDELARRYPAIEVDPQVLYVDAGQLISSAGSAAGIDACLHLVARDFGSQVANRVAQRLVMAPQRAGGQAQFIPAPVAQAVRHDLSGLLEWVRQHLSEPLEISQLAKRVAMSERTFLRRFSDATGMSPKAWLQHERMARARLLLEGGAQNIERVAEQCGFRTVEGFRIAFRNSVGLAPAAYRERFGAALSGR encoded by the coding sequence ATGCGCAACGACCCCGGCCTGGTGGCCATCCTTGCCTACGATGGCCTCTGTACCTTCGAGTTCGGCATTGCCGTGGAAGTGTTCGGCCTGGCCCGCCCGGAGTTCGACTTCCCCTGGTACCGCCACTGCATCGTCGGCCTGGACCACGGGCCGATGCGCGCTATGGGCGGCATCCAGGTGCTGGCGGACGCCGGCCTGGAGGCTCTGGCCGAAGCCCGTACCATCATCATCCCCGGTTGGCGCGACCGTGCCGAATTGCCACCCGCCGAGCTGCTTGAGGCCTTGCGCGCAGCTCATGAGCGCGGCGCGCGCCTGCTGTCGATCTGTTCCGGGGTGTTCGTGCTGGCGGCCAGCGGCCTGCTCGATGGCCAGCGCGCCACCACCCACTGGCGTTATACCGATGAACTGGCGCGGCGCTATCCGGCCATCGAGGTGGACCCGCAGGTGCTCTACGTGGATGCCGGCCAACTGATCAGCTCGGCGGGCAGCGCGGCCGGTATCGATGCCTGCCTGCACCTAGTGGCGCGGGATTTCGGCAGCCAAGTGGCCAACCGCGTGGCGCAGCGTCTGGTGATGGCGCCGCAGCGTGCCGGCGGCCAGGCCCAGTTCATTCCCGCGCCGGTGGCTCAGGCCGTGCGCCATGATTTGTCCGGTCTGCTGGAGTGGGTGCGTCAGCACCTGTCCGAACCGCTGGAAATCAGCCAGTTGGCCAAACGGGTGGCGATGAGCGAGCGCACCTTTCTGCGGCGTTTCAGCGATGCCACCGGCATGTCGCCCAAGGCCTGGTTGCAGCACGAGCGCATGGCCCGCGCGCGCCTGTTGCTGGAAGGCGGGGCGCAGAATATCGAACGAGTCGCCGAACAATGTGGCTTTCGTACCGTGGAGGGTTTTCGCATCGCCTTTCGCAACAGTGTCGGACTGGCGCCTGCCGCGTACCGCGAGCGCTTTGGTGCTGCGCTGAGCGGCAGGTGA